The proteins below are encoded in one region of Berryella intestinalis:
- a CDS encoding metal ABC transporter permease, whose amino-acid sequence MGGGPVNPFDYDFMQRAFVVGTVLAVILPLIGLPIVLKRLSMMGDTLSHSSLAGVAAGLCFGFNPLLGSVVACVAAALCVEAVRSRLRSYQEISTVIVLAASIGLAGIFSSFAGGGNAIASYLFGSIVTISDLEFYLVLGVAAVVLAAYRVLYRRLYLSVLDEASARLLGIDPRVLNFAFALMVALSVSIAAKTIGSLIVSSILVIPAICAMRFARTYKGVSALSVVLSVLFVYAGLLVSYYGNLRPGSVIVLISVIGLLVALFVKRK is encoded by the coding sequence ATGGGGGGCGGTCCGGTGAACCCCTTCGACTACGATTTCATGCAGCGCGCCTTCGTCGTCGGAACCGTGCTGGCGGTGATCCTGCCGCTCATAGGGCTTCCCATCGTGCTCAAGCGGCTTTCGATGATGGGCGACACGCTGTCGCACTCGTCGCTTGCGGGTGTGGCGGCCGGCCTGTGCTTCGGGTTCAACCCGCTGCTCGGCTCGGTGGTCGCCTGTGTGGCGGCCGCCCTGTGCGTGGAGGCCGTCCGATCCCGGCTGCGATCGTATCAGGAGATCTCGACGGTCATCGTTTTGGCGGCGTCCATCGGGCTCGCCGGCATCTTCAGCAGCTTCGCGGGCGGGGGAAACGCCATTGCCTCGTATCTGTTCGGATCGATCGTGACCATCAGCGATCTGGAGTTCTACCTGGTCTTAGGCGTGGCGGCCGTCGTGCTCGCAGCCTATCGGGTGCTGTATCGCCGGTTGTACCTCAGCGTGCTCGACGAGGCGTCGGCGCGCCTTCTGGGTATCGACCCGCGCGTGTTGAACTTCGCGTTCGCCCTGATGGTTGCCTTGTCGGTGTCGATAGCGGCCAAGACCATCGGGTCGCTCATCGTCTCGTCGATCCTCGTTATCCCGGCGATCTGCGCCATGCGGTTCGCGCGGACCTATAAGGGCGTGTCGGCCCTGTCGGTTGTGTTGTCGGTCCTGTTCGTGTACGCGGGGCTCCTCGTCTCGTACTACGGGAACCTCAGGCCCGGCTCCGTGATCGTCCTCATATCGGTAATAGGCCTTCTTGTGGCTTTGTTCGTGAAACGGAAGTAA
- a CDS encoding metal ABC transporter ATP-binding protein, translating into MSSALEAVGLRFSYGDGPVLESVSFSVAEGEFAAIVGDNGVGKSTLMGLVLGDLVPDAGEVRLFGDPRATDDHHADIAYVSQDAVRGYRNFPTTIEELVSVHLAHLKARADVGSLLETVGLAQHRRHALRQLSGGQLQRVGLLAALVKGARLVLLDEPTTGIDRKFSAELYRILRNLCDEGRTVVMITHHLSEAAPFIDRALLLSDGRLSELDPSEWGAVR; encoded by the coding sequence GTGAGTAGCGCGCTCGAAGCGGTCGGCCTGCGGTTTTCCTACGGCGACGGGCCCGTGCTGGAATCGGTTTCGTTCTCGGTCGCCGAAGGGGAGTTCGCCGCCATCGTCGGCGACAACGGGGTCGGCAAGTCCACGCTGATGGGCCTCGTTTTAGGCGACCTCGTCCCCGATGCAGGGGAGGTCAGGCTGTTCGGAGACCCCCGAGCGACCGACGACCATCATGCCGACATCGCCTACGTCTCCCAGGACGCGGTGCGCGGGTACCGGAATTTCCCGACCACCATCGAGGAGCTGGTTTCGGTGCACCTTGCGCACCTGAAGGCGCGGGCGGATGTCGGATCGCTGCTCGAGACCGTCGGCCTCGCGCAGCACCGTAGACATGCGCTGCGGCAGCTTTCGGGAGGCCAGCTGCAACGCGTGGGCCTTCTTGCCGCGCTCGTGAAGGGCGCCCGCCTGGTTCTTCTGGACGAGCCGACGACGGGAATCGATCGGAAGTTCTCCGCCGAGCTGTACCGGATACTGCGGAACCTGTGCGACGAAGGGCGCACCGTGGTGATGATCACGCATCATCTCTCGGAAGCCGCGCCGTTCATCGACCGGGCGCTGCTTTTGTCGGACGGGCGTTTGAGCGAGCTCGATCCCTCTGAATGGGGGGCGGTCCGGTGA